In one window of Gopherus evgoodei ecotype Sinaloan lineage chromosome 9, rGopEvg1_v1.p, whole genome shotgun sequence DNA:
- the NEU2 gene encoding LOW QUALITY PROTEIN: sialidase-2 (The sequence of the model RefSeq protein was modified relative to this genomic sequence to represent the inferred CDS: inserted 4 bases in 3 codons; deleted 4 bases in 3 codons; substituted 1 base at 1 genomic stop codon) yields MASLPVLQEETLFRKGFWSYRIPALLYMPQYCIILAFAEEREDEVDEHAKLIVMRRGHIXWTTHRVQWTKMETIVNAQLEGHRSMNPCPVYDEVTGNLILFFIAVPGKVSENHQIKTKTSLVHLCRXHSTVYGCSWSPAKDFTETVIGXSHKDWATFAVGPGHGLQLLNEARSLVIPAYAYRILDPGKKPXPIAFCFVSSDHERPGQWGNFVAKEHAVECQVAEVHSRGERMLYCNARSSQEPESRLVSYNHGMDFDSGQWIEKLVEPPHGCHGSVIGFPSPANVKSGCQDTLGALLSSHRPSWRRNLGVYLNKCPLDPACWIGPILIFKGLCAYSDLQHMERGPDGSPLFCCLFEFGTSSLYKEIIFLMFTLKQAFPSEC; encoded by the exons ATGGCTTCGCTTCCTGTCCTACAAGAAGAGACGTTGTTCCGAAAGGGATTCTGGAGCTACcgaatcccagccctg ctctaCATGCCGCAGTACTGCATCATCCTGGCATTCGCCGAGGAGCGGGAGGATGAGGTGGATGAACATGCC AAGCTGATAGTAATGCGCAGAGGGCACATATGATGGACTACCCACCGTGTTCAG TGGACCAAAATGGAGACCATTGTCAATGCTCAGCTGGAGGGCCACCGCTCCATGAACCCGTGTCCTGTGTACGATGAAGTCACTGGGAACCTCATTCTATTCTTTATAGCTGTCCCGGGAAAAGTCTCTGAAAACCACCAGATCAAGACAAAGACCAGCTTGGTCCATCTGTGCCG TCACAGCACTGTATATGGATGCTCCTGGAGCCCTGCTAAGGATTTCACTGAGACTGTCATTG ACAGCCACAAGGACTGGGCCACCTTTGCGGTGGGACCAGGCCACGGTTTACAGTTGCTCAATGAGGCTCGAAGTCTTGTGATTCCTGCCTACGCCTATCGAATACTTGACCCTGGGAAAAAAC TCCCCATAGCCTTCTGCTTTGTTAGTTCTGATCATGAAAGACCTGGGCAATGGGGGAACTTTGTGGCAAAGGAGCATGCTGTGGAGTGCCAGGTAGCTGAAGTGCACAGCCGAGGAGAAAGGATGCTGTATTGTAATGCTAGAAGCAGCCAG GAGCCAGAGTCCAGGCTTGTGAGCTACAATCATGGGATGGATTTTGACAGTGGTCAGTGGATTGAGAAGCTGGTAGAACCTCCCCATGGCTGCCATGGGAGTGTTATTGGCTTCCCAAGTCCTGCTAACGTGAAGTCAGGGTGTCAGGACACTCTGGGTGCTCTACTCTCATCCCACAGACCCAGCTGGCGGAGAAATTTAGGAGTGTACCTCAACAAGTGTCCCTTAGATCCAGCATGCTGGATAGGACCCATTCTCATCTTCAAGGGCTTGTGTGCTTATTCGGATCTGCAGCACATGGAGCGAGGCCCTGATGGCTCCCCGCTGTTCTGCTGTCTGTTTGAGTTTGGCACCAGCTCACTATACAAAGAGATCATCTTCCTTATGTTCACTTTGAAACAAGCCTTTCCATCCGAGTGCTGA